A genomic region of Solanum dulcamara chromosome 2, daSolDulc1.2, whole genome shotgun sequence contains the following coding sequences:
- the LOC129880037 gene encoding WPP domain-interacting tail-anchored protein 2 isoform X2, with protein sequence MAIEELAVRTTDIIDPQVMETLLIENHSSEAKDMEEMRSSMEILSRIDLDLVYSDEKLTNLDNLLMRVKACENEVEAISLENDEISPDSIEKVLTLDHLSAILNSEIRQLDNFLGTLQDLVVEARQKIPTRREFSELHVIMENKFHDTEELLRQSKERVLEMKMQLAKLQMTSLAFDQNEWRYRMSLDLSEINNFSARQLKPHAQTVEQRRILRMLEKSLERELDLEKKLTLLKQNEDDLKLKLRLTEQVALCMEEGAEVIWGRFLESENAAEVLMGISREMVGRLQIVNFNLNGSLQRENDFTSKIDNCIGQINAKDITIQNLNSCNKQLAAENTEVTSLRDRLKLSEDKLKESESKLLKANELNEVSEERLKELECIVESQKEDIDIAEHKAESAEEKVAHLTETNLELHEELDFLKSSNESNAKRVSILEKQVRELELQLQNAKTSSEAGQEQQNMLYSAIWDMETLIDELKQTVLKAESKTEHAEEQCLILSEANLELTQEVEFLRSRVEGLETSLNQVSVEKLASAKDINIKTSFIMDLVMQLAIERERVQKQIFCLAKENKSLIRKLESTNEQPSINVLENGGDDTRLSSTRVASTIAAATDSSRELQTESSLKSSQVINELPPDKPTDQSSKSSVLTNEETNIVLNSEETEVQLQAKQHQHRYKC encoded by the exons ATGGCAATTGAAGAATTGGCTGTCCGTACTACTGATATTATCGATCCACAAGTAATGGAAACCTTGTTGATTGAAAATCACTCAAGTGAAGCCAAGGACATGGAAGAGATGAGGAGTTCCATGGAAATATTGAGTAGAAtagatttggaccttgtgtaTTCTGATGAGAAGTTGACGAATCTTGACAATCTTTTGATGCGTGTTAAGGCCTGCGAAAATGAAGTTGAAGCAATTTCTTTAGAGAATGATGAGATTTCTCCTGACTCAATCGAGAAAGTACTGACGTTGGATCACTTATCAGCAATTTTAAACTCTGAGATAAGACAACTGGACAATTTCTTAGGCACTCTTCAAGACCTGGTCGTTGAAGCGAGGCAAAAGATACCTACACGCAGAGAATTTAGTGAGTTACATGTGATAATGGAGAATAAATTTCATGATACTGAAGAGTTATTGAGACAATCGAAGGAACGTGTCCTAGAAATGAAGATGCAGCTTGCCAAATTGCAGATGACCTCATTAGCTTTCGACCAAAATGAAT GGAGATATAGGATGAGTTTGGATTTAtcagaaattaataatttttcagCAAGACAATTGAAGCCACACGCGCAGACAGTTGAGCAAAGACGTATATTAAGAATGCTGGAAAAATCACTCGAAAGAGAGCTAGACCTCGAGAAGAAGTTGACTCTACTTAAACAAAATGAAGATGATCTAAAGCTGAAACTCCGGTTAACTGAGCAAGTAGCTCTGTGCATGGAAGAGGGTGCAGAGGTTATATGGGGTAGGTTCTTAGAGTCAGAAAATGCAGCAGAGGTACTAATGGGAATTTCCAGAGAGATGGTGGGCCGATTACAGATTGTTAACTTCAATTTGAACGGTTCACTTCAACGAGAGAATGATTTCACATCGAAGATCGATAATTGCATAGGACAGATAAATGCCAAAGATATTACCATACAAAACCTTAATAGCTGCAACAAACAACTTGCTGCTGAAAATACCGAAGTAACCTCTTTAAGGGACAGGCTAAAACTTTCAGAAGATAAGTTGAAAGAATCCGAGTCTAAATTACTGAAAGCAAATGAACTGAATGAAGTAAGCGAAGAGCGGCTTAAAGAACTGGAATGTATCGTAGAATCTCAGAAAGAAGACATCGATATTGCAGAACATAAGGCTGAAAGTGCAGAGGAAAAGGTTGCACATTTGACAGAAACAAACTTGGAACTGCACGAAGAGTTGGATTTTCTCAAGAGTAGTAATGAAAGTAATGCTAAAAGAGTTAGCATTCTCGAGAAGCAGGTCAGGGAATTAGAACTTCAGCTACAAAATGCTAAGACATCGTCCGAAGCAGGTCAAGAACAACAGAATATGCTATATTCTGCCATTTGGGATATGGAAACCTTAATCGATGAGCTAAAACAAACGGTCTTAAAAGCCGAAAGCAAGACTGAACATGCAGAGGAACAGTGCCTTATTTTGTCGGAAGCTAATTTAGAACTTACCCAAGAAGTAGAGTTTCTAAGATCAAGAGTCGAAGGATTGGAGACTTCTTTGAATCAAGTTAGTGTTGAGAAACTTGCTAGTGCGAAAGACATTAACATCAAAACCAGCTTTATAATGGATTTGGTCATGCAACTGGCTATCGAAAGAGAGCGAGTACAAAAACAG ATTTTTTGTTTGGCCAAGGAAAACAAATCATTGATCAGGAAGTTGGAGTCAACGAATGAGCAACCGTCCATAAATGTACTTGAGAATGGAGGTGATGATACTAGGTTGTCATCTACTAGAGTTGCCTCAACAATCGCTGCCGCTACAGACAGTTCTCGTGAACTGCAAACAGAATCCTCACTGAAAAGCTCCCAg GTGATCAACGAATTACCTCCTGATAAACCGACTGATCAAAGCAGTAAGTCTTCCGTTTTGACAAATGAAGAGACTAATATAGTTCTCAATTCAGAAGAGACGGAGGTTCAGCTACAAGCAAAGCAACACCAACACAG
- the LOC129880037 gene encoding WPP domain-interacting tail-anchored protein 2 isoform X1 — MAIEELAVRTTDIIDPQVMETLLIENHSSEAKDMEEMRSSMEILSRIDLDLVYSDEKLTNLDNLLMRVKACENEVEAISLENDEISPDSIEKVLTLDHLSAILNSEIRQLDNFLGTLQDLVVEARQKIPTRREFSELHVIMENKFHDTEELLRQSKERVLEMKMQLAKLQMTSLAFDQNEWRYRMSLDLSEINNFSARQLKPHAQTVEQRRILRMLEKSLERELDLEKKLTLLKQNEDDLKLKLRLTEQVALCMEEGAEVIWGRFLESENAAEVLMGISREMVGRLQIVNFNLNGSLQRENDFTSKIDNCIGQINAKDITIQNLNSCNKQLAAENTEVTSLRDRLKLSEDKLKESESKLLKANELNEVSEERLKELECIVESQKEDIDIAEHKAESAEEKVAHLTETNLELHEELDFLKSSNESNAKRVSILEKQVRELELQLQNAKTSSEAGQEQQNMLYSAIWDMETLIDELKQTVLKAESKTEHAEEQCLILSEANLELTQEVEFLRSRVEGLETSLNQVSVEKLASAKDINIKTSFIMDLVMQLAIERERVQKQIFCLAKENKSLIRKLESTNEQPSINVLENGGDDTRLSSTRVASTIAAATDSSRELQTESSLKSSQVINELPPDKPTDQSSKSSVLTNEETNIVLNSEETEVQLQAKQHQHRYIVMAILVLLLSTLGLYFFDKRNDILELLLVRL, encoded by the exons ATGGCAATTGAAGAATTGGCTGTCCGTACTACTGATATTATCGATCCACAAGTAATGGAAACCTTGTTGATTGAAAATCACTCAAGTGAAGCCAAGGACATGGAAGAGATGAGGAGTTCCATGGAAATATTGAGTAGAAtagatttggaccttgtgtaTTCTGATGAGAAGTTGACGAATCTTGACAATCTTTTGATGCGTGTTAAGGCCTGCGAAAATGAAGTTGAAGCAATTTCTTTAGAGAATGATGAGATTTCTCCTGACTCAATCGAGAAAGTACTGACGTTGGATCACTTATCAGCAATTTTAAACTCTGAGATAAGACAACTGGACAATTTCTTAGGCACTCTTCAAGACCTGGTCGTTGAAGCGAGGCAAAAGATACCTACACGCAGAGAATTTAGTGAGTTACATGTGATAATGGAGAATAAATTTCATGATACTGAAGAGTTATTGAGACAATCGAAGGAACGTGTCCTAGAAATGAAGATGCAGCTTGCCAAATTGCAGATGACCTCATTAGCTTTCGACCAAAATGAAT GGAGATATAGGATGAGTTTGGATTTAtcagaaattaataatttttcagCAAGACAATTGAAGCCACACGCGCAGACAGTTGAGCAAAGACGTATATTAAGAATGCTGGAAAAATCACTCGAAAGAGAGCTAGACCTCGAGAAGAAGTTGACTCTACTTAAACAAAATGAAGATGATCTAAAGCTGAAACTCCGGTTAACTGAGCAAGTAGCTCTGTGCATGGAAGAGGGTGCAGAGGTTATATGGGGTAGGTTCTTAGAGTCAGAAAATGCAGCAGAGGTACTAATGGGAATTTCCAGAGAGATGGTGGGCCGATTACAGATTGTTAACTTCAATTTGAACGGTTCACTTCAACGAGAGAATGATTTCACATCGAAGATCGATAATTGCATAGGACAGATAAATGCCAAAGATATTACCATACAAAACCTTAATAGCTGCAACAAACAACTTGCTGCTGAAAATACCGAAGTAACCTCTTTAAGGGACAGGCTAAAACTTTCAGAAGATAAGTTGAAAGAATCCGAGTCTAAATTACTGAAAGCAAATGAACTGAATGAAGTAAGCGAAGAGCGGCTTAAAGAACTGGAATGTATCGTAGAATCTCAGAAAGAAGACATCGATATTGCAGAACATAAGGCTGAAAGTGCAGAGGAAAAGGTTGCACATTTGACAGAAACAAACTTGGAACTGCACGAAGAGTTGGATTTTCTCAAGAGTAGTAATGAAAGTAATGCTAAAAGAGTTAGCATTCTCGAGAAGCAGGTCAGGGAATTAGAACTTCAGCTACAAAATGCTAAGACATCGTCCGAAGCAGGTCAAGAACAACAGAATATGCTATATTCTGCCATTTGGGATATGGAAACCTTAATCGATGAGCTAAAACAAACGGTCTTAAAAGCCGAAAGCAAGACTGAACATGCAGAGGAACAGTGCCTTATTTTGTCGGAAGCTAATTTAGAACTTACCCAAGAAGTAGAGTTTCTAAGATCAAGAGTCGAAGGATTGGAGACTTCTTTGAATCAAGTTAGTGTTGAGAAACTTGCTAGTGCGAAAGACATTAACATCAAAACCAGCTTTATAATGGATTTGGTCATGCAACTGGCTATCGAAAGAGAGCGAGTACAAAAACAG ATTTTTTGTTTGGCCAAGGAAAACAAATCATTGATCAGGAAGTTGGAGTCAACGAATGAGCAACCGTCCATAAATGTACTTGAGAATGGAGGTGATGATACTAGGTTGTCATCTACTAGAGTTGCCTCAACAATCGCTGCCGCTACAGACAGTTCTCGTGAACTGCAAACAGAATCCTCACTGAAAAGCTCCCAg GTGATCAACGAATTACCTCCTGATAAACCGACTGATCAAAGCAGTAAGTCTTCCGTTTTGACAAATGAAGAGACTAATATAGTTCTCAATTCAGAAGAGACGGAGGTTCAGCTACAAGCAAAGCAACACCAACACAGGTACATTGTCATGGCAATCCTCGTCTTATTACTTTCAACATTaggattatatttttttgacaaaaGAAACGACATCCTCGAGTTGTTGTTGGTTAGATTATAG